A part of Vicugna pacos chromosome 14, VicPac4, whole genome shotgun sequence genomic DNA contains:
- the SLITRK1 gene encoding SLIT and NTRK-like protein 1, which translates to MLLWILLLETSLCFAAGNVTGDVCKEKICSCNEIEGDLHVDCEKKGFTSLQRFTAPTSQFYHLFLHGNSLTRLFPNEFANFYNAVSLHMENNGLHEIVPGAFLGLQLVKRLHINNNKIKSFRKQTFLGLDDLEYLQADFNLLRDIDPGAFQDLNKLEVLILNDNLISTLPANVFQYVPITHLDLRGNRLKTLPYEEVLEQIPGIAEILLEDNPWDCTCDLLSLKEWLENIPKNALIGRVVCEAPTRLQGKDLNETTEQDLCPLKNRVDSSLPAPPAQEETFAPGPLPTPFKTNGQEDHATPGSAPNGGTKIPGNWQIKIRPTAAIATGSARNKPLANGLPCPGGCSCDHIPGSGLKMNCNNRNVSSLADLKPKLSNVQELFLRDNKIHSIRKSHFVDYKNLILLDLGNNNIATVENNTFKNLLDLRWLYMDSNYLDTLSREKFAGLQNLEYLNVEYNAIQLILPGTFNAMPKLRILILNNNLLRSLPVDVFAGVSLSKLSLHNNYFMYLPVAGVLDQLTSIIQIDLHGNPWECSCTIVPFKQWAERLGSEVLMSDLKCETPVNFFRKDFMLLSNDEICPQLYARISPTLTSHSKNSTGLAETGTHSNSYLDTSRVSISVLVPGLLLVFVTSAFTVVGMLVFILRNRKRSKRRDANSSASEINSLQTVCDSSYWHNGPYNADAAHRVYDCGSHSLSD; encoded by the coding sequence ATGCTGCTTTGGATTCTTTTGCTGGAGACGTCTCTTTGTTTTGCCGCTGGAAACGTTACAGGGGACGTTTGCAAAGAGAAGATCTGTTCCTGCAATGAGATAGAAGGGGACCTACACGTAGACTGTGAAAAAAAGGGCTTTACAAGTCTGCAGCGTTTCACTGCCCCGACTTCCCAGTTTTACCATCTATTTCTGCATGGTAATTCCCTCACTCGACTTTTCCCTAATGAGTTCGCTAACTTTTATAATGCGGTTAGTTTGCACATGGAAAACAATGGCTTGCATGAAATCGTTCCTGGGGCTTTTCTGGGGCTGCAGCTGGTGAAAAGGCTGCACATCAACAACAACAAGATCAAGTCTTTTCGAAAGCAGACTTTTCTGGGGCTGGACGATCTGGAATACCTCCAGGCTGATTTTAATTTACTACGAGATATAGACCCGGGGGCCTTCCAGGACTTGAACAAGCTGGAAGTACTCATTTTAAATGACAATCTTATCAGCACCTTACCTGCCAACGTGTTCCAATATGTGCCCATCACCCACCTCGACCTCcgaggaaacaggctgaaaacGCTGCCCTATGAGGAGGTCTTGGAGCAAATCCCTGGCATTGCTGAGATCCTACTAGAGGATAACCCGTGGGACTGCACCTGCGATCTGCTCTCCCTGAAAGAATGGCTCGAAAACATTCCCAAAAATGCCCTGATCGGCCGAGTGGTCTGCGAAGCCCCCACCAGACTTCAGGGCAAAGACCTCAATGAAACTACAGAACAGGACTTATGTCCTTTGAAAAACAGAGTGGATTCTAGTCTCCCGGCGCCCCCAGCCCAAGAAGAAACCTTCGCTCCTGGCCCCCTGCCAACTCCTTTCAAGACAAATGGGCAAGAAGATCATGCCACCCCAGGGTCGGCTCCAAACGGAGGTACAAAGATCCCGGGCAACTGGCAGATCAAAATCAGACCCACGGCAGCGATAGCTACCGGCAGCGCCAGAAACAAACCCCTAGCCAACGGCTTGCCCTGCCCTGGGGGCTGCAGCTGCGACCACATCCCAGGGTCAGGTTTAAAGATGAACTGCAACAATCGGAACGTGAGCAGCTTGGCTGATTTGAAGCCCAAGCTCTCCAACGTGCAGGAGCTTTTCCTGCGAGATAACAAGATACATAGTATACGGAAATCGCACTTTGTGGATTACAAGAATCTCATTCTGTTGGATCTGGGCAACAACAACATCGCCACCGTAGAGAACAACACTTTTAAGAACCTTTTGGACCTCAGGTGGCTGTATATGGATAGTAACTACCTGGACACGCTGTCCCGGGAGAAATTCGCCGGGCTGCAAAACCTTGAGTATCTGAACGTGGAGTACAACGCGATCCAGCTCATCCTTCCGGGCACCTTCAATGCCATGCCCAAACTGAGGATCCTCATTCTCAACAACAACTTGCTGAGGTCCCTACCCGTGGACGTATTCGCTGGGGTCTCTCTCTCTAAGCTCAGCCTGCACAACAATTACTTCATGTACCTTCCGGTGGCAGGGGTGCTGGATCAGTTAACTTCCATCATCCAGATAGACCTGCACGGAAACCCTTGGGAGTGCTCCTGCACCATTGTGCCTTTCAAGCAATGGGCAGAACGCCTGGGTTCCGAAGTGCTGATGAGCGACCTCAAGTGTGAGACGCCAGTGAACTTCTTTAGGAAGGATTTCATGCTTCTCTCCAATGACGAGATCTGCCCCCAGCTGTACGCGAGGATCTCGCCCACGTTAACTTCGCACAGTAAAAACAGCACTGGGTTGGCGGAGACCGGGACGCACTCCAACTCATACCTAGACACCAGCAGGGTGTCCATCTCCGTGTTGGTCCCGGGACTGCTGCTGGTGTTTGTCACCTCCGCCTTCACTGTGGTGGGCATGCTCGTGTTTATCCTGAGGAATCGAAAGCGGTCTAAGAGAAGGGACGCCAACTCCTCGGCGTCCGAAATTAATTCCCTACAGACAGTCTGTGACTCTTCCTACTGGCACAATGGGCCTTACAACGCAGATGCGGCCCACAGAGTGTATGACTGTGGCTCCCACTCGCTCTCAGACTAA